From the genome of Mixophyes fleayi isolate aMixFle1 chromosome 2, aMixFle1.hap1, whole genome shotgun sequence, one region includes:
- the LOC142139268 gene encoding olfactory receptor 6B1-like — MDGGVEGFGGEVSIQGPFKTLDAGEEVEQCCLFSDESMANQTDVFEFVLLGFPGLSGKFHVVVSLTFFLIYIISLFSNGIVIGLIIQREHLHQPMYVIIGNLALSDLIFDTLTLPKIIAKYWFGDGSLSFSACFFQMFVVHNLGSLDSFIIMLMAIDRFVAICKPLHYCSIITNKVVSVFCLTFWLLASAIGLGIAVMGACLPYCGPNKVKNCFCSLTPVSVLSCVDSLATRRTVFTIAMVVHVFPLSYIIFSYIIIIWKIRLMSHSGNWQNFFYTVTTHWFVIFLYYVPRLGVYIYNQFQLISNADINVLLICIYTFVPHFISPIIYCLRTKEIKQSLRKIFMGFISSTLSEIIRG; from the coding sequence TGCTGCTTGTTCTCTGATGAGTCAATGGCCAATCAAACAGATGTTTTCGAGTTTGTACTTCTTGGGTTTCCAGGTCTTTCAGGAAAGTTTCATGTAGTAGTTTCATTAACATTCTTCTTAATCTACATTATATCTCTCTTCTCAAATGGAATTGTAATAGGCTTGATCATTCAAAGAGAGCATCTACACCAACCAATGTATGTAATTATTGGAAACCTGGCTCTTTCTGACCTCATATTCGACACATTGACCTTGCCAAAAATCATTGCCAAATATTGGTTTGGGGATGGTTCCTTGTCCTTCAGTGCATGCTTTTTCCAAATGTTCGTTGTTCACAATTTGGGTTCTCTTGATTCGTTTATTATCATGCTGATGGCTATTGATCGCTTTGTGGCTATTTGTAAACCACTCCATTACTGTTCCATTATCACTAACAAAGTGGTTTCAGTCTTCTGCTTAACATTTTGGCTGCTTGCATCGGCGATTGGATTAGGAATTGCAGTAATGGGGGCTTGTCTTCCATACTGTGGACCAAATAAAGTTAAGAACTGCTTCTGTAGCCTTACACCTGTTTCTGTTTTGTCTTGCGTAGACTCTTTAGCGACCAGACGTACTGTTTTCACTATAGCTATGGTTGTGCATGTTTTCCCTttatcatatattatattttcatatataataataatctggaAGATCCGCTTAATGTCCCATTCTGGAAATTGGCAGAACTTTTTCTACACGGTTACCACACACTGGTTTGTCATCTTCTTGTACTATGTACCCAGATTGGGTGTTTATATTTACAATCAATTTCAGCTAATCTCTAATGCTGATATAAATGTGTTGCTCATTTGCATCTATACATTTGTGCCGCATTTTATCAGCCCTATAATATATTGTCTTAGAaccaaagaaataaaacaatctCTGAGAAAAATCTTTATGGGATTTATCAGTTCAACATTGAGTGAAATAATCAGGGGATAG